Genomic DNA from Peribacillus sp. FSL H8-0477:
CCAAAGCATTATACTTTGAAACCGTTTTGGAGACGGCAAGCGGCATACCAGCCGTCGCTAAACTAATGAAAATCGTATAGGGAATATAAGCATAGGAATAAAGGCCAGCGCCCTTTTCACCTAGTAGTGCGTCGAATGGAATAACATATAATAATCCAAGAACCTTTGATAAAACCGAACCGAGCGTTAATATAAACGCGCCCTTTAATAACTTAGATGACATCTTAATCCCTTCCTGCCTATGTCAGTTACGTACAATCTCTTTATCTTACCATAATTCATTCCGATAACATCACTTAAACCATGACCAATAATTTTTTTTATGGATTGATATACCTTAAGCATTTTAACAAACATTCCACATCCCTCACAAGACAAAGCTTTTGTACTTTTTTTACAAGTGAACCAGCTATGCTTTATAATAGAGGAACTGAAAAAAGAAACTGGTGATATGAATGAATGAAAATGTAATTATAATTGGCGGCGGTCCATCTGGTTTGATGGCAGCGATCGCAGCAGGTGAACAAGGAGTAAAGGTACTGCTCATTGATAAAGGGGAAAAGCTAGGAAGAAAACTAGCCATTTCCGGCGGCGGCCGCTGTAATGTAACGAATCGGCTGACCATTGATGAAATTATTAAGCACATTCCCGGGAACGGACGATTTCTATACAGTGCCTTTTCCGAATTTAACAACGAAGACATTATTGCGTTCTTTGAAAATCTCGGGGTTGAATTGAAAGAAGAAGATCACGGCCGAATGTTCCCTGTCAATAATAAAGCCCAAAGTGTCGTGGATGCTTTACTCGACAGGCTGAAAGAATTAAACGTGACTATTTATAAAAACTCGCCTGTACAGGACGTGTTATATGAAAATGGAAGAACGTCTGGTGTCTTACTAAAAAACGGTCAAACATTTACTGCAGATGCTGTCGTTATAGCCGTTGGCGGGAAATCCGTCCCACAAACGGGATCAACCGGAGATGGTTATGCATGGGCTGAAAAAGCAGGTCATACCATTACTGAGCTGTTTCCTACAGAGGTTCCCTTACTTAGTCACGAACATTTTATTAAAAGTAAGGAATTACAAGGGTTATCACTTAGAGACGTATCATTAAGTGTGTTGAACCCAAAAGGCAAGGCACTTATTTCACATAAAATGGATATGATTTTCACCCATTTTGGTGTTTCAGGTCCTGCCGTATTAAGATGCAGTCAATTTGTTGTCAAAGCACTGAAGAAATTCAAAACACCTACGATCACCATGAAGCTGGATGTACTGCCTGAGAGGAATCAAGAAGATATTTTTCAAGAAGTCATGAAGAGTATTAAAACGGACCCAAAAAAGGCAATTAAAAACACCCTTAAAGGTCTTCTTCCAGAACGCTATCTTCACTTCTTACTAGAGAAAAGCGGAATTGATCTACAAGAGCAAGGTACCGTGATTGCACACGATAAAATCCGTCGCTTCGCTGAGCTTTGCAAAGACTTTCAATTTACCGTGTATGGCACACAACCGCTAGAAAAAGCGTTCGTCACTGGCGGCGGGGTTTCTATTAAGGAAATCCACCCAAAAGAAATGGCCTCAAAAGTAATGGACGGCCTCTATTTCTGTGGTGAGATTTTAGACATTCATGGGTATACAGGTGGATACAATATTACTTCTGCTCTTGTTACCGGAAAACTAGCCGGACAAAATGCAGCGATTTACAGCAAAAGTTTATGATTTAAGAAAAAAATAAGAAGCAGTGCATCCATGGGTGCACTGCTTCTTATTTTTCATAAATAATCATTGCGCTGAAGCAATAAATTTGGTTATCATCATCTTCGCCAGAGGTTGCGATATTGTACTTGATATCCACAATCTCACGGTTATGAATATGTTTAAGAAACATATTCATTTCATGCTCAAGATCTTTCTCATGTTCATAATCAAAAAGCTTCACTTGAATCATGGCTCTCCCCTGCCTTTTTTAAACAGCGTGTCCAGATTCGTATCTTTATATACAAGATTTAAAAGACAATTTCTCCAGTCCAATGACTCATACCGCCAACCATATTGACCGTTTTATATCCCCGTTCCTGCAAGTAATAGCAGACATTCTGACTCCGTCCACCTGAATGACATACAAAGACATATTCTTTTTCTTTATCAAATTGGTCTAGGTTTCCAGGGATATCGTTCATCCGGATATGCTTGGCACCTTCAATCATTCCATTTTCCACTTCATCATCTTCACGTACATCAATTATTTCTAACTCTTCTCCTGCTTCCACTTTTGCTTCCAGATCTTTAGGGGTTATTTCTTTAATTGCTTCCATTTCTGCACCTCTATTCATATATTTCCCTTTTATTAGAAAGAAGCTCCCTGGGGGAGCTTCTACTACTTAATTAGCAACGATATTGACTAGTTTCCCTGGGACCGCAATTACCTTACGAATCGTTTTCCCATCGATTTGTTCTTTAATGATATGATCACCCATTGCAATTTCTTCTAACTTTTCCTTTGGTGTATCCGTTGGAACCATTAATTTGACCTTCATTTTACCGTTAATTTGAATAACGATTTCGACTTCATCATCCATAAGTTTCGCTTCGTCGTAAGCAGGCCATGTTTCATAAGTAATCGTGTCTGTGTGGCCTAGTTTCTCCCAAAGCTCTTCAGCAATATGAGGTGCAACAGGTGAAAGCAATTTAACAAAGCCTTCAATAAATACTTTCGGCATCACTTCTGCTTTATATGCCTCGTTTATGAAGACCATTAATTGTGAAATAGCCGTATTAAATTTAAGCTCTTCAAAATTCTCGGTCACTTTCTTAACTGTTTGATGGTAGATTTTTTCAAGCTGAGCCAAATCATCAGTCTCAACAATATTACCAGCAATGTTACCATTCTCATCTGTCAACAAACGCCAAATACGGTCAAGGAATCTGCGTGAGCCGTCAAGTCCATTATTGGACCAAGCAATTGATGCATCAAGTGGCCCCATGAACATTTCGTACATGCGAAGCGTATCTGCTCCATGGCTCTCAACAATATCATCAGGGTTTACAACATTCCCTTTTGATTTACTCATTTTTTCGTTATTTTCGCCCAAAATCATTCCTTGATTGAAAAGATTTTGGAATGGCTCTTTAGTTGACACCACACCGATATCAAATAAGAATTTATGCCAGAAGCGTGCGTAAAGTAAATGAAGCACTGCATGCTCTGCTCCGCCTATATATATATCGACTGGAAGCCATTCTTTTAATTTCTCAGGATCGGCCAATACTTGATCATTATTCGGATCAATGTAACGTAAGTAGTACCAGCTGCTGCCAGCCCAGTTTGGCATTGTATTGGTTTCGCGACGGCCTTTACGTCCATTTTCATCAACAACATTTACCCATTCGCTTATCTTAGCAAGTGGTGACTCCCCTGTGCCCGATGGTTTGATGTCATTTGATTTAGGAAGTAACAACGGAAGCTCTTCTTCTTTAAGTGCTTCAATCGAGCCATCTTCCCAATGGATGATTGGAATTGGCTCACCCCAATAGCGTTGACGACTGAACAACCAATCACGCAAACGGAAGGTAACTTTCTTCGTTCCAATTTCTTTTTCCTTTAACCATTTAATCATGGCTGATATACCATCTTCTTTGTTCAATCCATCTAAGAAGTCAGAGTTTACATGCAATCCATCGCCCGTATAAGCTTCAGTTGTTACATCTCCGCCAGCTACAACTTCCTTAATTGGCAAATTGAATTTGACTGCAAATTCATAATCACGCTCATCATGAGCAGGGACTGCCATGATAGCACCCGTTCCATAACTGATTAACACATAATCAGCTATCCAAATCGGCATTTTTTCACCATTAACTGGGTTAATTGCATAAGCCCCAGTGAATACACCTGATTTGTCTTTAGCTAAATCGGTTCTTTCTAAATCACTCTTATGTTTCACTTGATCTAAATAAGCTTGAACAGCCTCGTTCTGAGCAGCTGTTGTGATTTTATCAACAAATGGGTGCTCTGGTGCCAATACCGCATATGTTGCACCAAATAGTGTATCTGGACGTGTTGTGAATACAGTAAATGTCTCATCATGTCCTTCAATACCAAATGTAACTTCTGCACCCTCTGAACGGCCGATCCAATTCCGCTGCATATCTTTGATATTCTCAGGCCAATCTACATCATCCAAATCATCAATCAAACGATCCGCATAAGCCGTAATTCGAAGCATCCACTGCTTCATTGGACGTCGTTCAACCGGATGACCTCCTCGTTCACTTTTTCCATCAATTACTTCTTCATTAGCAAGAACGGTTCCTAACGCTGGGCACCAATTCACTGCCACTTCATCAACATATGCTAAGCCTTTTTCATATAATTTAATAAAGATCCATTGGGTCCATTTAAAATAACTTGGATCAGTTGTATCAATTTCACGATCCCAATCATATGAAAAGCCCAATGCCTTAATTTGACGGCGGAACGTATTAATATTATGCTCTGTAAATTCTGCTGGATCATTCCCAGTATCCAGCGCATACTGCTCAGCTGGAAGACCAAATGCGTCCCAGCCGATTGGGTGGAGCACATTACAGCCTTGCATCCTTTTTACCCGTGCTAAAATATCACTCGCTGTGTATCCTTCAGGATGACCAACATGAAGCCCGGCACCTGATGGGAAAGGGAACATATCAAGCGCATAAAATTTCCGCTTGCCGCTTTCTTCACCCGTTTTAAACGTTTTATTTTCTTCCCAAAACTTCTGCCATTTCTTTTCAATCGAAATATGATCAAAACTCATTTTGTTTTCCTCCTATACCAATATGGAATTACAATAAAAAAACCCCTCATCCCTGTAAAAGGGACGAGAGGATTATGTATATCTTCCCGCGGTACCACCCAGATTGGCGACTATATTCGTCACCCCGCTCAAACATCCGTAACGTGGACCCTACGCCGAGTACTACTACACTTCATACCCGTAACTCCAAGGCGAGTTCGCGATCACTCCTGATTGGCTTGCACCTTCCGCCAACTCTCTAAACAGGTTCTAATCGGTACTACTCCTTATCATAGCCAATTTGAATATTTAATTATATAGGTATTTTAGTAAATAATCTCGATAAAAGCAAGTACTGCTATGAATCATTTTGGTCATGTTTTCCTTTATATATGCAGAAAAGACTAAAAAGTTTCATTGTATATAACATTATAGCATTAATACCCAGATAGACTTGCACGGTGAAAGAGTATTTTCGTCTCTCCTGTGCAAACCAAAAGTTAATTTTGTGTGCAATGGAAGCCCATATCGGTCCAATCAAGGGATCAAAAAAGGTTGTCGAGAAGTTTCTCGACAACCTTTCTGCAAAGTTAATGATCTAGTCTTACCATATTGTATTGCATTTGCTGAAGCTGCATTCTCATACGATACAGCTGTTCTCTTTGTTGGTCGTTCGCACTGCCCAAAAGTTTTTCTAGATCATTCATTGCTTCCTGCAGAGTCGCTTGTGATTGCACATATGTCTCGTCTCCGTAATGCTCCTGCCTAGATCCGTCCTGATACTGATCCTGAGCATAACTAAGAGCATTTTCACATTGCTGTATGCACATGCCGATTGATTGCCTTGTAGCCATAGTAGCATCCGCTCCTCTTCCGATCATTTGATGGGGTGACCATCTTTTATATTTTCGGCAGAATGACGCTGGATTATCTACTCCAAGAAAAACCATTCTATGTTGGATGCCTAATTACCCTTGCTGACCATACCCGCCTTGACCGTACCCACCTTGGCCATATCCACCATGATAGCCATGACCATACCCGCCCTGGCCGTAACCATGACCGTATCCATGCCCGTATCCGCCATGACCATGGCCATATCCACCATGATGTCCGTACCCATAGCCTCCGCCGTATGGCTGTTGACCATAACCTCCGTATTGGGGCTGGCCATATCCATACATATTGTATGGATATCCGTATCCTCCCATTCCTGGATTAAACACTTGCCCTCCAAACCCATAAGGCGCAACAAACTGACGATCAATATTTAAAAATTCAGGATTCTCAGGATAATAATTATTATTTTGCATGAGTAATTCCTCCTCTTTTTTTAGGTAACTCCTCACTCGTAATGTTATATGCCTAATAATCAAATGACGTGCAAATACAAAAAGTAAAATGAATTGGACATAATGATGACATCTTGCGGAAAGGGTTCAGTGAAAAAGACTCGCTGAAAGAGCAGCCGGAGAAAAGAGGGACATAAAACAAAGATGGGTAAACTGAAACCAGAATATATGGTCTTCTCTGAGGGCGCATTATATGGTGTACAAGCTGTAAAACAGCAAAAAAATATTGACCCTTCATCTAGTCAGCATTCACATTGCTGACTTTTTCTTCTCCCATAAAGCCCCCCTTCTTCTGTTTAAAAAGTTGTATAATAATAATTACCGATTATTCACCTTTTAAGGAGGTTACTGATTTGCATCAGATAAACCCGTTCAAATATGCATCAGACGAAAAACGCTACCACACCTGGAACTATCATTTACGTCAAGAATTCGGTCACAAAGTGTTTAAGGTTGCTCTCGATGGCGGCTTTGACTGTCCAAATCGTGACGGCACCGTCGCTCACGGCGGATGTACATTCTGTAGTGCAGCTGGATCAGGTGACTTTGCTGGCAGCAGAGTCGAACCGTTGGATGTCCAATTTAAAGAAATTAGTGAAAAAATGCATCATAAATGGAAAGATGGTAAATACATGGCCTATTTCCAAGCATTCACGAATACACACGCACCCGTAGAAGTACTTCGGGAAAAATACGAAGGCGTTCTCCAGGAAGAAAATGTTGTCGGTTTATCTATTGGTACCCGGCCAGATTGTTTACCTGATGATGTGGTGGAGTATTTGGCCGAGCTCAACGAACGGACGTATCTTATTGTGGAGCTTGGACTGCAAACCGTGCATGAGAAAACGGCTCGGATGATCAATCGTGCTCACGACTTTGCCTGCTACAAAGAAGGTGTTGAAAAATTACGAAAGCATGGCATACGTGTATGTTCTCATATTATTAACGGCCTACCACAGGAATCTTATGAAATGATGATGGATACAGCACGTGAAGTTGCCAAACTCGATGTTCAAGGAATCAAGATTCATCTACTGCATCTTCTAAAAGGAACACCGATGGTCAAACAATACGAAAAAGGATTACTTGAATTTCTTACCTTTGAAGACTATATCTCGCTAGTTTGTGATCAACTGGAAATTCTTCCTCCTGAGATGATTATCCACCGCATAACAGGGGACGGTCCAATTGAATTAATGGTTGGACCTATGTGGAGCGTTAACAAATGGGAAGTATTGAATGCTATCGATGCAGAATTAAAGAAGCG
This window encodes:
- a CDS encoding BaiN/RdsA family NAD(P)/FAD-dependent oxidoreductase produces the protein MNENVIIIGGGPSGLMAAIAAGEQGVKVLLIDKGEKLGRKLAISGGGRCNVTNRLTIDEIIKHIPGNGRFLYSAFSEFNNEDIIAFFENLGVELKEEDHGRMFPVNNKAQSVVDALLDRLKELNVTIYKNSPVQDVLYENGRTSGVLLKNGQTFTADAVVIAVGGKSVPQTGSTGDGYAWAEKAGHTITELFPTEVPLLSHEHFIKSKELQGLSLRDVSLSVLNPKGKALISHKMDMIFTHFGVSGPAVLRCSQFVVKALKKFKTPTITMKLDVLPERNQEDIFQEVMKSIKTDPKKAIKNTLKGLLPERYLHFLLEKSGIDLQEQGTVIAHDKIRRFAELCKDFQFTVYGTQPLEKAFVTGGGVSIKEIHPKEMASKVMDGLYFCGEILDIHGYTGGYNITSALVTGKLAGQNAAIYSKSL
- a CDS encoding sporulation protein Cse60, with protein sequence MIQVKLFDYEHEKDLEHEMNMFLKHIHNREIVDIKYNIATSGEDDDNQIYCFSAMIIYEK
- a CDS encoding rhodanese-like domain-containing protein, with the protein product MEAIKEITPKDLEAKVEAGEELEIIDVREDDEVENGMIEGAKHIRMNDIPGNLDQFDKEKEYVFVCHSGGRSQNVCYYLQERGYKTVNMVGGMSHWTGEIVF
- the leuS gene encoding leucine--tRNA ligase — encoded protein: MSFDHISIEKKWQKFWEENKTFKTGEESGKRKFYALDMFPFPSGAGLHVGHPEGYTASDILARVKRMQGCNVLHPIGWDAFGLPAEQYALDTGNDPAEFTEHNINTFRRQIKALGFSYDWDREIDTTDPSYFKWTQWIFIKLYEKGLAYVDEVAVNWCPALGTVLANEEVIDGKSERGGHPVERRPMKQWMLRITAYADRLIDDLDDVDWPENIKDMQRNWIGRSEGAEVTFGIEGHDETFTVFTTRPDTLFGATYAVLAPEHPFVDKITTAAQNEAVQAYLDQVKHKSDLERTDLAKDKSGVFTGAYAINPVNGEKMPIWIADYVLISYGTGAIMAVPAHDERDYEFAVKFNLPIKEVVAGGDVTTEAYTGDGLHVNSDFLDGLNKEDGISAMIKWLKEKEIGTKKVTFRLRDWLFSRQRYWGEPIPIIHWEDGSIEALKEEELPLLLPKSNDIKPSGTGESPLAKISEWVNVVDENGRKGRRETNTMPNWAGSSWYYLRYIDPNNDQVLADPEKLKEWLPVDIYIGGAEHAVLHLLYARFWHKFLFDIGVVSTKEPFQNLFNQGMILGENNEKMSKSKGNVVNPDDIVESHGADTLRMYEMFMGPLDASIAWSNNGLDGSRRFLDRIWRLLTDENGNIAGNIVETDDLAQLEKIYHQTVKKVTENFEELKFNTAISQLMVFINEAYKAEVMPKVFIEGFVKLLSPVAPHIAEELWEKLGHTDTITYETWPAYDEAKLMDDEVEIVIQINGKMKVKLMVPTDTPKEKLEEIAMGDHIIKEQIDGKTIRKVIAVPGKLVNIVAN
- a CDS encoding YtzC family protein; protein product: MATRQSIGMCIQQCENALSYAQDQYQDGSRQEHYGDETYVQSQATLQEAMNDLEKLLGSANDQQREQLYRMRMQLQQMQYNMVRLDH
- a CDS encoding TIGR01212 family radical SAM protein (This family includes YhcC from E. coli K-12, an uncharacterized radical SAM protein.), which gives rise to MHQINPFKYASDEKRYHTWNYHLRQEFGHKVFKVALDGGFDCPNRDGTVAHGGCTFCSAAGSGDFAGSRVEPLDVQFKEISEKMHHKWKDGKYMAYFQAFTNTHAPVEVLREKYEGVLQEENVVGLSIGTRPDCLPDDVVEYLAELNERTYLIVELGLQTVHEKTARMINRAHDFACYKEGVEKLRKHGIRVCSHIINGLPQESYEMMMDTAREVAKLDVQGIKIHLLHLLKGTPMVKQYEKGLLEFLTFEDYISLVCDQLEILPPEMIIHRITGDGPIELMVGPMWSVNKWEVLNAIDAELKKRDSYQGKLYITEVPLK